Below is a genomic region from Sinobacterium norvegicum.
TATTATTGCTCACCACACCTGTGGTGGATACCGCAGAAAGGCCAGAAAACTCGATAAAGCCATCACTGGTATTTTTAGAGGCTATTAAGGACCAATTATTATTTTGGCTGTCAAACACTGAGCCTGCACCGGTAACCTTGTTGATATTGCTAAAACTGCGCCCCGTATCATCTAGCAGGTGGTAATTTGATGTGATCGACCAATCAACAGATCGCTCGGACACTATCTGATCGGATAATAGTCCTGCTATATATTCACTGATATTGCTGAATACAATATCTCTTAACACCAACGTGTTATCGGCAGATATTGTTAGCGACACAGCCTGATTTGTATCATTGATCAACGCCCCAGTGCTGCTGATTGATGAAATACCCTCAAAATAATAGTCACCATTATTTGCCTGTTCGAAATCAGTCACTGACCAGTCGCTATTGGTTTCATCGACAACGGATGCTTGGCTATTTATTTGGCTGGCACTTAAGAAATCAATACCACTACTATTGATTAAGTTTGCACTTTTTATAGTCCAATTATTAGCAGCGACATCCAATAAAGCTCCCGTTGACTCGAGGACATTAATATTGCTGTAGTTTCTGCCGCTGTCTGAAATCTGATTGAACCCGTTGATAGACCAGGCCCTGCCGTCAGCATCGACGACAGTATCAATCGTCGTTAGGCCGCCACTATAACTGCTGGGATTACTAAAGCTAATTCCAGCCAAGGTGAGGCTGTTGCCGTCTACATCAATCTGCTGATTAGTATTCGACGCATTAACAACATCGCCCAATGTGTCGACGTTACCGGTACCAATAAAGGTGATAAAGCCATTATCGAGTCTATTGGAAGATAATACATTCCAACTCGAGTCCATGGCAGGCAAGTCTACTACCTTACCTAACGATGCAATCGATGAAATCGAATTAAATAAAATCCCTGCTGAGCTTGCAGAGGTATCACTCTCTAACAACCAATCCCCATCGAGAGAATCGGTAACCCCACCTGTTGTCGTTACTTGATCAATTCCGGTGAAACTGCGAGTGCTAGTATCAGCGCCATTAGACTGCGTAACAGTCCAATCATCATTGCTCAGGTCAATCACGTTATCTGAACCTGAGCCAATATAACTACCGCCACCGATATAACTGATGCCTCCCATCTTCAGGGCCTCATCATTTGCTGCAATAGTCACGCTATTGTCAATCGTTACACTTGTGATGGAGCCATCTGTAATAATGCTGTCACTACTACTGAATGTAATGCCTGCTGCGGATGCTGTTGTTGTGCCAAGGTGTTGCCACTGATTGACAGAACCTTCCGACAACTCGCCACTGGTTGTCAGCGCATCAATACTACTGAAAACTCGGCCATCACTGTTATTCAAGCTGTTTGATTGGTCAGCCGTTATCTGCCAGTCTCGGCTCGCTATGCTATCGTCGATATCATCAAAACTCCCCGCCTTATTTAACCCGCTATAGCTACTCATCCCCTTGAACGTCATGCCAAGTTCAACAAGCTCTAATTCATCACTATTAGCATTGAGTTTGACGGTTATATTATCGCTGCTAACGTTGACGATGGCGTCATCGGTTTCAACACGAGTAATATTATAAAACTCTATACCACTGGAGGCTGCGTTGTTGGCCCCTTTGAGTAACCATGCAGTATCAGCCACATCATTATCAAAAATTGTTGTGGTGGTATCCAGGCTATCCACATCAGTAAATATCATTCCATTTGAGCTTAATGTGTTGTTGCCATCAACAGACCAGCCCAATGATGATAAAAATTCATCGGTAATATTGTCCAAACCAACCGCACTGCCCTCATAAGCAGTGGCGCCATTGAAGACAAAGCCAGAGACCTGTATCGCCCCGCTATCAGTCAAAACCACATCTATTGCACTACTACCGTCGGTGGTGTTTTTTATCGTACCATCGGTATTTATCACGCCGCCATTTTCAATCAAAAATGCATCCACACCGCTGATCGTGCTGCTGATTTGATCGGCACCGGTTAACAACCAAACATGATCCGAAATCGCATCACTGATAACGTCTTTAACAATCGATGAACCTATATAATGACTACTGCCATCAAATAAAATGCCAAGTAGTGAAATACTTAAATTTGCACCACTGGCCAACGTTACATCTGCAGCCTCTGTCATCAGTGAGCTATTTGTGACAGAACCTGATGTAGTCACCAGGCTGGTACCAACAAATCTTACACCCAGAGCCTCAACCTCATTGGTAGCCAAAACGCTCCAATTAGTTGTAGATGACTCTGTAATATTTCCGCTGCCAGTCACCTTGCTGATATTGCTAAATTGGCGGGCTGAGTTTTTAGTGGCCGTATGGCTGCCATCAATGTTCCAATGACTATTATCTGAATCCGTCACGGTATCGAAATTGGTCGCATCTCCGATGTAGTTACCGCTGCCGGTAAAATCGATGCCTGCCACTGTGATGACGCTGTTACTCGCGGTTACTGCCTGGCTTATACCGCTGACATTGGTGATCACGCCATTGGTGGTAATGTCATTGCTTCCATTGAAGGTAATGCCTAACGCCGAGGCGATGTTAGCTGCATTGAACGACCAGTTGTTGGTCGCCGTCTCGGTAATAGCGCCGGTGGTAGAAACCTGGGCGATATTATTAAACTGACGGGCCGATGCCTTGGTGGCCGTATTGGCGGCATCGATATTCCAGCCACTGTTGTCGCTATCGGTAATACTGTCGGTGTTACTGTTATGGCCGGTGTAGTCACCAGTACCAATAAATTGGATACCGGCGGCGGTCAAGGCCGTGTTCGAAGCGACAATCACCTCACCCGCCCCCTTGTCATTGGTCACAGTACCGTCGGTGGTAATCACACTGGTGCCATCAACGGTGATGCCGGCATCTGAGCTGGCCAGGTTTTCACCTATGAAACGCCAGTTATTGGTTGATGACTCGTCGATATTACCGGTGGTCGTGACCTGATCAATATTGCTGAACTGACGAGCCCCGTTCTTGGTCGCCACATTGGTGCCCGTAATCGTCCAAGCACTGTTGTCTGCATCAACTACAGCATCCTTGTTAGTGCTGTCACCGATGTAGTTACCGCTGCCGGTAAAATCGATGCCTGCCACTGTGATGACGCTGTTACTCGCGGTTACTGCCTGGCTTATACCGCTGGCATTGGTGATCACGCCATTGGTGGTAATGTCATTGCTTCCATCAAAGCTAATGCCTAACGCCGAGGCAATGTTAGCCGCACTGAACGACCAGTTATTGGTCGCCGTTTCAGTAATGACACCGGTGGTTGAGACCTGAGCGATATTATTAAACTGACGGCCCGATGCCTTGGTGGCCGTATTGGTGGCATCGAGGTTCCAGGCGCTGTTGTCGCTGTCGGTAATACTGTCGGTGTTACTGTTATGACCGGTGTAGTCGCCATTGCCGACAAATTGAATGCCAGCGGCGGTCAAGGCTGTGGACGAAGCGACAATCACCTCACCCGCCCCCTTGTCATTGGTCACCGTACCGTCGGTTGTAATCACACTGGTGCCATCAACGGTAATGCCGGCATCAGAACTGGCCAGGTTTTGACCTATGAAACGCCAGTGAGTGGTCGATGACTCGTCGATATTACCGGTGGTCGTTACCTGATCAATATTGCTGAACTGACGAGCCCCGTTCTTGGTCGCCACATTGGTGCCCGTAATCGTCCAAGCACTGTTGTCTGCATCAACCACAGCATCCTTGTTAGTGCTGTCACCGATGTAGTTGCCGGTACCGATAAAGTCGATATCAGCAACAGTGACTTGAGTATTTGATGCCACCACCGATTGACCGCTGCCCGTGTCATTGGTGATTAAGCCGTTGGAGGTCACTTGATCAATATTGCTGAATTGGCGGGCTGAATTTTTCGTTGCCGTATGACTGCTATTAACATCCCAGTTGTTATTATCTGAATCCGTCACGGTATCGGAGTTGGTCGCATCTCCGATGTAGTTACCGCTGCCGGTAAAATCGATGCCTGCCACTGTGATGACGCTGTTACTCGCGGTTACTGCCTGGCTTATACCGCTGGCATTGGTGATCACGCCATTGGTGGTAATGTCATTGCTTCCATTGAAGGTAATGCCTAACGCCGAGGCGATGTTAGCTGCACTGAACGACCAGTTGTTGGTCGCCGTCTCAGTAATGGCGCCGGTGGTTGAGACCTGAGCGATATTATTAAACTGACGGCCCGATGCCTTGGTGGCCGTATTGGTTGCCTCGAGATTCCAGGCACGGTTGTCGCTGTCGCTAATGCTGTCGGTGTTACTGTTATGACCGGTGTAGTCGCCATTGCCGACAAATTGAATGCCGGCGGCGGTCAAGGCTGTGGACGATGCCACAATCACCTCACCGGCCCCTTTGTCATTGGTCACCGCGCCACTAGTGGTTACCTTATTAATGTTAGAGAAACTACGAGCCAGATTCTTTGTCGCTGTATTAGCATCGGTGAATGTCCAATTGCTATTGTCACTATCATTTACATGATCAAAGTTTGTTGCGTCGCCGATGTAAGAACCATTACCCAAGATTTTAACGCTTGCTAACTCAAGGCTTGCATCGGTTGCGGTAACAGCTTGGCTATTGGCTGTCTTGTTGCTGACGGTGCCCGTCGTCGTCAATTGCTCAATTGATTGTGTGGTAAATGAAGTATCGCCAATTTCAGTTGTACCAGCACCGGTGATATTTACATTAGCCGCTAGGTTGTCAGCAATGACATCGGCCCCGGTATTACCAACCACAGACACTGTCGTGGCCGTAATTGCTCCAAGTGTATTATCGGAGTTGTTACCAGTACGGCCAACATTTAACGTCACTGCATCAGCGGAAATGGATCCAGCATTGTTAATATTAATTGAGCTTGTTGTTATATCACCCTGTGTGGTTAATATCGACTGACTGTTGGCAATTGTAATGTCATTGCCAGCCTCTAAATCAATGTGGTATTTCCCACCACCAATAGCCGATGTTGCGGTGATATTATTGTTGACCACAATGTCATTATCTGCCTGCAGACTGAAGGTCGCTGAGGCTGCAGCATCACTGGCGAAATCAGTGGCGCCATCTGTGACGATTACTATTGCAGCGTCAACTACAATATCCCCTGAGCCACCACCCGTTGAGTCTGTAGAAACCGTAACGCTGGTTCCATCGG
It encodes:
- a CDS encoding filamentous hemagglutinin N-terminal domain-containing protein, producing the protein MKKRNGNNKRNNFNRLPIAIAITTQIAITASYSSSAISGPKGGVVTSGNSTISVKNNTTTVNQSSQYSNINWQSFNVNTNEAVKFKQPNSSAVSVNNILDQSPSTIRGLVEANGRVVLINPRGLVFTETSRINVDAIVASTLQVNKDTIDQLMLQADGEGVVINNGIINAASGVHLIGHQAINNGVINGKIVSLNSASAATITFDQDNMIGIVLTKEILENDLGVDSAVINNGHINGQDILLQAKVTAKLFDSAVNNTDMISATGIDRSNGIIRLRSDNGLVKQQGTLNVSSPDNAGSIYLESKKVHVTGALVADSDIGQAGTINILGDQIALGSSALISAKGQGGGEILIGGDYKGDNPTIKNAETVVIHEGAIVDASAKETGSGGRLIVWSDHKTVIAGTLRAQGGTQSGDGGLIETSSKQSLAIDDGAIISAKSYHGNAGDWLLDPTSITIQNGAGDITVPVNVATDPFVYQDQTNPDSSTIDVALITSTMADGTSVTVSTDSTGGGSGDIVVDAAIVIVTDGATDFASDAAASATFSLQADNDIVVNNNITATSAIGGGKYHIDLEAGNDITIANSQSILTTQGDITTSSININNAGSISADAVTLNVGRTGNNSDNTLGAITATTVSVVGNTGADVIADNLAANVNITGAGTTEIGDTSFTTQSIEQLTTTGTVSNKTANSQAVTATDASLELASVKILGNGSYIGDATNFDHVNDSDNSNWTFTDANTATKNLARSFSNINKVTTSGAVTNDKGAGEVIVASSTALTAAGIQFVGNGDYTGHNSNTDSISDSDNRAWNLEATNTATKASGRQFNNIAQVSTTGAITETATNNWSFSAANIASALGITFNGSNDITTNGVITNASGISQAVTASNSVITVAGIDFTGSGNYIGDATNSDTVTDSDNNNWDVNSSHTATKNSARQFSNIDQVTSNGLITNDTGSGQSVVASNTQVTVADIDFIGTGNYIGDSTNKDAVVDADNSAWTITGTNVATKNGARQFSNIDQVTTTGNIDESSTTHWRFIGQNLASSDAGITVDGTSVITTDGTVTNDKGAGEVIVASSTALTAAGIQFVGNGDYTGHNSNTDSITDSDNSAWNLDATNTATKASGRQFNNIAQVSTTGVITETATNNWSFSAANIASALGISFDGSNDITTNGVITNASGISQAVTASNSVITVAGIDFTGSGNYIGDSTNKDAVVDADNSAWTITGTNVATKNGARQFSNIDQVTTTGNIDESSTNNWRFIGENLASSDAGITVDGTSVITTDGTVTNDKGAGEVIVASNTALTAAGIQFIGTGDYTGHNSNTDSITDSDNSGWNIDAANTATKASARQFNNIAQVSTTGAITETATNNWSFNAANIASALGITFNGSNDITTNGVITNVSGISQAVTASNSVITVAGIDFTGSGNYIGDATNFDTVTDSDNSHWNIDGSHTATKNSARQFSNISKVTGSGNITESSTTNWSVLATNEVEALGVRFVGTSLVTTSGSVTNSSLMTEAADVTLASGANLSISLLGILFDGSSHYIGSSIVKDVISDAISDHVWLLTGADQISSTISGVDAFLIENGGVINTDGTIKNTTDGSSAIDVVLTDSGAIQVSGFVFNGATAYEGSAVGLDNITDEFLSSLGWSVDGNNTLSSNGMIFTDVDSLDTTTTIFDNDVADTAWLLKGANNAASSGIEFYNITRVETDDAIVNVSSDNITVKLNANSDELELVELGMTFKGMSSYSGLNKAGSFDDIDDSIASRDWQITADQSNSLNNSDGRVFSSIDALTTSGELSEGSVNQWQHLGTTTASAAGITFSSSDSIITDGSITSVTIDNSVTIAANDEALKMGGISYIGGGSYIGSGSDNVIDLSNDDWTVTQSNGADTSTRSFTGIDQVTTTGGVTDSLDGDWLLESDTSASSAGILFNSISSIASLGKVVDLPAMDSSWNVLSSNRLDNGFITFIGTGNVDTLGDVVNASNTNQQIDVDGNSLTLAGISFSNPSSYSGGLTTIDTVVDADGRAWSINGFNQISDSGRNYSNINVLESTGALLDVAANNWTIKSANLINSSGIDFLSASQINSQASVVDETNSDWSVTDFEQANNGDYYFEGISSISSTGALINDTNQAVSLTISADNTLVLRDIVFSNISEYIAGLLSDQIVSERSVDWSITSNYHLLDDTGRSFSNINKVTGAGSVFDSQNNNWSLIASKNTSDGFIEFSGLSAVSTTGVVSNNTNAAQTINVFSTQHEVAGIDFIGAGGYIGNNNSDSVVDNAGLNWSIVADYELQAAGGRTFSQVSVLNTTESVTDTQNNDWSIINNKHFSDGFITVFNAANILTKGGVLNDTGNSLLATLVGTQKLSVADTQFDGLTSYVGDNSMDGIVNTLNDNTWQLLSGNSVSASNVRFSNINKVSGANTVAGLNTSYYINDENAVTTSGIAFTDVQSVIAEGMSVVGRSIDEVFDIAANQYQLKTAGIEFVGSIDAIDGAGGYDVINQNTVSDSRTWTISADGSLSDEVSQYANVEEVNDSATSTHIDGSNVDADFTINSDASITAAGLLFNKADQLQGSQSSLTLLADSMIWRLTNSGDSIGDIEFSGFTTLYDQSIVASLYTTGDAIFSGQQIDTGDMTYNFTANELYVDTEGAASGYTNVERLNLIADTINLSTAIDYLNALTRGGDITIVEEHDVVVGLLSTGSSSEGDVKLTSSTGSVYADDSAADYAHIIAANAEITAFLEIGSVTGQTIQIDVDNDVTFVAVTYVNPVMLGLSSALSEASRGIKIANINDILSSSGIKSAVNNIVDEFVQLDPAIFTDVKPFTIAEDSVLPPMHLRDEDEEDDYLEAYLCDEKDANELETCFDDGISYVNWH